A window of the Anoplolepis gracilipes chromosome 11, ASM4749672v1, whole genome shotgun sequence genome harbors these coding sequences:
- the Lkb1 gene encoding serine/threonine-protein kinase STK11 isoform X2, with protein MDNKITICDPDEEEIENDLLRDMEPIIWINDDPNYDLDEINMFFHRVDSAQIIYEEKKKKCKFIGKYVMGDVLGEGSYGKVKEVLDSQTLCRRAVKILKKRKLRRIPNGEQNVQREIKLLRILRHKNVINLVDVLYSDEKEKMYLVMEFCVCGLQDMLESAPTKKLPLWQAHDYFCQLLDGLEYLYSKGIVHKDIKPGNLLLTLDGTLKISDFGVAEALDMFSKDDTCTIGQGSPAFQPPEIANGCESFSGFKVDIWSSGVTLYNITTGLYPFEGDNIYKLYENIGKGEYTIPKEIEEPLKSLIEGMLQKEADKRFTLQQVKRHAWTICEHPKIQQEVPIPPLKSNGCHSMTVLPYLMEYHYGVDDNPVYYTEHQLNERRLQELDRISEDRKTTCNSHVNTKSNTNSQNKRRWRKPISCISIKRFPSCKPS; from the exons atggacAATAAAATAACGATATGTGACCCTGATgaagaagaaattgaaaatgatttattgCGTGACATGGAACCAATCATATGGATCAATGACGATCCCAATTATGACTTGGACGAGATTAACATGTTTTTTCACAGAGTTGATTCAgctcaaattatatatgaagagaaaaagaaaaagtgtaAATTTATCGGTAAATATGTCATGGGCGACGTTCTCGGTGAAGGTAGTTATGGAAAAGTAAAGGAAGTATTGGATTCGCAAACGCTCTGCCGAAGAGCAGTCAAGATactaaagaaaagaaaacttcGTAGGATACCGAATGGTGAACAAAATGTTCAAAG GGAAATAAAACTGTTAAGAATATTAAGACACAAGAATGTAATAAATCTCGTAGATGTTTTATATAGtgacgagaaagagaaaatgtatCTAGTTATGGAATTTTGCGTATGTGGATTACag GATATGTTAGAAAGTGCACCAACCAAGAAGCTTCCCCTTTGGCAGGCACATGACTATTTCTGTCAGTTGTTGGATGGTTTAGAATACCTTTACAGTAAAGGAATAGTTCACAAAGATATAAAACCTGGAAACTTGTTATTAACGTTAGATGGTACCTTAAAGATTAGTGACTTTGGCGTTGCAGAG GCATTAGACATGTTTTCCAAAGACGATACATGTACGATAGGTCAGGGATCTCCAGCGTTTCAGCCACCAGAAATTGCAAATGGCTGCGAAAGTTTCTCAGGTTTTAAAGTAGATATATGGAGTAGCGGAGTTACATT GTACAATATAACAACGGGTTTATATCCTTTTGAgggagataatatatataaattatatgaaaacattGGAAAAGGCGAATATACTATACCAAAAGAAATAGAGGAACCTTTAAAATCTCTTATAGAGGGAATGTTGCAAAAAGAAGCAGATAAAAGATTTACATTACAACAAGTTAAAAGACACGCTTGGACCATATGTGAGCACCCTAAAATTCAGCAAGAAGTACCTATACCTCCCCTTAAAAGTAACGGGTGTCATAGTATGACAGTTTTACCATATCTGATGGAATATCATTATGGAGTTGACGATAATCCCGTATATTATACGGAACATCAGTTAAatg AACGAAGACTTCAAGAACTGGATCGTATTAGCGAGGATCGAAAAACTACATGTAATAGTCATGTAAATACTAAATCTAACACAAACAGTCAAAACAAACGGAGATGGCGTAAACCAATTTCTTGCATTAGTATTAAGAGATTTCCATCCTGCAAGCCATCGTGA
- the Lkb1 gene encoding serine/threonine-protein kinase STK11 isoform X1: MDNKITICDPDEEEIENDLLRDMEPIIWINDDPNYDLDEINMFFHRVDSAQIIYEEKKKKCKFIGKYVMGDVLGEGSYGKVKEVLDSQTLCRRAVKILKKRKLRRIPNGEQNVQREIKLLRILRHKNVINLVDVLYSDEKEKMYLVMEFCVCGLQDMLESAPTKKLPLWQAHDYFCQLLDGLEYLYSKGIVHKDIKPGNLLLTLDGTLKISDFGVAEALDMFSKDDTCTIGQGSPAFQPPEIANGCESFSGFKVDIWSSGVTLYNITTGLYPFEGDNIYKLYENIGKGEYTIPKEIEEPLKSLIEGMLQKEADKRFTLQQVKRHAWTICEHPKIQQEVPIPPLKSNGCHSMTVLPYLMEYHYGVDDNPVYYTEHQLNEERRLQELDRISEDRKTTCNSHVNTKSNTNSQNKRRWRKPISCISIKRFPSCKPS, encoded by the exons atggacAATAAAATAACGATATGTGACCCTGATgaagaagaaattgaaaatgatttattgCGTGACATGGAACCAATCATATGGATCAATGACGATCCCAATTATGACTTGGACGAGATTAACATGTTTTTTCACAGAGTTGATTCAgctcaaattatatatgaagagaaaaagaaaaagtgtaAATTTATCGGTAAATATGTCATGGGCGACGTTCTCGGTGAAGGTAGTTATGGAAAAGTAAAGGAAGTATTGGATTCGCAAACGCTCTGCCGAAGAGCAGTCAAGATactaaagaaaagaaaacttcGTAGGATACCGAATGGTGAACAAAATGTTCAAAG GGAAATAAAACTGTTAAGAATATTAAGACACAAGAATGTAATAAATCTCGTAGATGTTTTATATAGtgacgagaaagagaaaatgtatCTAGTTATGGAATTTTGCGTATGTGGATTACag GATATGTTAGAAAGTGCACCAACCAAGAAGCTTCCCCTTTGGCAGGCACATGACTATTTCTGTCAGTTGTTGGATGGTTTAGAATACCTTTACAGTAAAGGAATAGTTCACAAAGATATAAAACCTGGAAACTTGTTATTAACGTTAGATGGTACCTTAAAGATTAGTGACTTTGGCGTTGCAGAG GCATTAGACATGTTTTCCAAAGACGATACATGTACGATAGGTCAGGGATCTCCAGCGTTTCAGCCACCAGAAATTGCAAATGGCTGCGAAAGTTTCTCAGGTTTTAAAGTAGATATATGGAGTAGCGGAGTTACATT GTACAATATAACAACGGGTTTATATCCTTTTGAgggagataatatatataaattatatgaaaacattGGAAAAGGCGAATATACTATACCAAAAGAAATAGAGGAACCTTTAAAATCTCTTATAGAGGGAATGTTGCAAAAAGAAGCAGATAAAAGATTTACATTACAACAAGTTAAAAGACACGCTTGGACCATATGTGAGCACCCTAAAATTCAGCAAGAAGTACCTATACCTCCCCTTAAAAGTAACGGGTGTCATAGTATGACAGTTTTACCATATCTGATGGAATATCATTATGGAGTTGACGATAATCCCGTATATTATACGGAACATCAGTTAAatg aaGAACGAAGACTTCAAGAACTGGATCGTATTAGCGAGGATCGAAAAACTACATGTAATAGTCATGTAAATACTAAATCTAACACAAACAGTCAAAACAAACGGAGATGGCGTAAACCAATTTCTTGCATTAGTATTAAGAGATTTCCATCCTGCAAGCCATCGTGA